Proteins encoded together in one Prevotella scopos JCM 17725 window:
- a CDS encoding IS256 family transposase, protein MLSQAKEQFKQGTPLFGKDGAFHRVLEDFLNSALECEMDSHLYNTKTSTKINRRNGKMSKEVQTEYGPVEIDTPRDREGSFTPEIIKKRQTILAEGLSDKIISLYATGQSMSDISKFLEENYGTKISKETISNITDKVWPEIKAWRTRSLEEVYPIVWMDAIHYKAHDDTGATTSRAIYNVIGVDKEGHKDLLGMYVSHSEGANFWLSVLTDLQNRGVKDILIACVDGLTGFPDAIQSVFPKTDVQLCIVHQIRNSVKYVASKNQKEFLKDLKMVYAAQTKEKAEIELDNLEKKWGKQYPIVIKSWRDKWDNLSHYFDYTEPIRRIMYTTNIVEGYHRQIRKVTKTKGVFPTDEALFKLVYLAYRNIKKKWTQPLRNWGQTAQQFAIKFGDRFQLL, encoded by the coding sequence CAGGCAAAAGAACAGTTCAAACAAGGTACTCCTTTGTTTGGTAAGGATGGTGCATTCCATCGTGTATTGGAAGATTTCCTCAATTCAGCTCTCGAGTGTGAGATGGACTCTCACCTTTATAACACTAAGACATCCACAAAGATTAATCGCCGTAACGGCAAGATGTCCAAGGAGGTTCAGACAGAGTATGGTCCTGTAGAAATAGATACTCCACGTGACAGAGAAGGGAGTTTTACCCCTGAGATTATCAAAAAACGACAGACGATATTAGCAGAAGGTTTGTCCGATAAGATTATCAGTCTTTATGCTACAGGTCAGAGCATGTCTGACATAAGTAAGTTCCTTGAAGAGAACTATGGTACCAAGATATCCAAAGAGACAATAAGTAACATTACGGACAAGGTCTGGCCTGAGATAAAAGCCTGGCGCACACGCTCTTTGGAAGAAGTCTATCCGATAGTTTGGATGGATGCTATCCATTACAAGGCACATGACGACACGGGTGCTACAACATCTCGTGCAATATATAATGTCATTGGTGTTGACAAGGAAGGACATAAAGATCTTCTGGGTATGTATGTATCTCATAGCGAGGGCGCTAACTTCTGGCTCAGCGTACTTACAGACCTTCAAAACAGAGGTGTCAAAGACATTCTTATAGCTTGTGTAGATGGCCTTACGGGCTTCCCAGATGCCATCCAGAGCGTATTTCCTAAGACGGATGTACAGCTATGTATTGTACATCAAATCCGTAACTCAGTGAAGTATGTCGCCAGCAAGAATCAGAAGGAGTTCCTAAAGGATTTGAAGATGGTTTATGCTGCACAAACTAAGGAGAAAGCAGAGATAGAACTCGATAATTTGGAGAAAAAGTGGGGTAAGCAATATCCTATCGTCATCAAGTCGTGGCGTGACAAGTGGGATAACCTCTCACACTATTTTGACTATACGGAACCTATCAGACGTATCATGTATACTACCAACATTGTAGAAGGTTATCATCGTCAGATACGTAAGGTAACAAAGACAAAGGGAGTTTTCCCAACTGACGAAGCTCTCTTCAAACTCGTATATCTTGCCTATCGTAACATCAAAAAGAAATGGACTCAGCCATTGCGAAACTGGGGCCAGACAGCCCAACAGTTCGCTATAAAGTTTGGCGACCGCTTCCAATTATTATAG
- a CDS encoding polyprenol monophosphomannose synthase has protein sequence MTSDSIVIIPTYNEKENIEKIIRAVFLLEKFFHILIIDDGSPDGTAQIVHNLIKTEFSDRLFIIERSGKLGLGTAYITGFKWALEHDYDYIFEMDADFSHDPNDLPRLYAATHDEGYDVAVGSRYVSGVNVVNWPIGRVLMSYFASKYVRIVTGFHVHDTTAGFVCYRRRVLETIPLDQIRFKGYAFQIEMKYTAYKIGFKIKEVPVIFVNRREGTSKMSGGIFSEAFFGVIRLRMDGWFRKYPKIKN, from the coding sequence ATGACAAGCGATAGCATTGTAATTATACCGACATACAACGAAAAGGAGAATATTGAGAAGATTATCCGAGCGGTATTTCTGTTGGAGAAGTTTTTTCATATTCTAATCATTGATGATGGCAGCCCTGATGGTACAGCTCAAATCGTACATAATCTGATAAAGACAGAGTTCTCTGATCGTCTCTTTATCATTGAGCGTTCAGGAAAACTAGGTTTAGGTACAGCCTATATCACAGGCTTCAAATGGGCATTGGAGCATGACTACGACTACATCTTTGAGATGGATGCCGACTTCAGTCATGACCCTAATGACCTCCCTCGTCTCTATGCTGCAACCCACGACGAGGGTTACGACGTTGCAGTTGGTTCACGTTATGTTAGTGGCGTAAACGTTGTTAATTGGCCTATTGGACGTGTATTGATGAGCTATTTTGCGAGTAAATATGTACGTATCGTAACAGGTTTCCACGTGCATGATACTACTGCGGGCTTCGTTTGTTATCGTCGTCGTGTTCTTGAAACAATCCCACTAGATCAGATTCGCTTCAAAGGCTACGCCTTCCAAATAGAAATGAAGTACACTGCCTACAAGATAGGTTTTAAGATTAAAGAAGTCCCGGTCATCTTTGTCAATCGCCGTGAAGGAACCAGTAAGATGAGTGGTGGTATCTTTTCAGAAGCATTCTTCGGTGTCATCCGACTCCGTATGGATGGTTGGTTCAGAAAGTATCCTAAGATAAAGAACTAA
- a CDS encoding dihydroorotase: MRKLIQGGTIVNEGRSFIGSLIIEDDCIKEIIKNNETPRGIFDEVVNATGCFVLPGVIDDHVHFREPGLTEKADIDSESRAAAYGGVTSYFEMPNTNPQTTTLEALHDKWQRAKHSSHVNYSFFIGATNTNYKLFPQLDTHSIPGIKLFMGASTGNMLVDRREALEMTFRTAAELNLPVMTHCEDSGIINENMKVAKEQFGDDPDITHHWEIRSNEACWASSSLAVELARKYKTHLHIAHISTAKELSLANQSEDEGRITLEAVIAHIAFSNEDYLTKKALIKCNPSVKTIADRTAIRQALTDGRITIIGTDHAPHLLAQKQGGCAKAASGMPMIQFSLVTMLELVDEGILTIERLVELMSHAPARLFHIDQRGFLREGYKADITIVSPQQPWTVNEDCIQSKCKWSPMMGHTYQWRVLHTFCNGHHLLNNGKFDDTIRGERITFRNEK; this comes from the coding sequence ATGAGGAAACTCATTCAAGGCGGAACAATCGTCAACGAAGGGCGAAGCTTTATTGGTTCGCTCATTATAGAGGATGATTGTATCAAAGAGATTATAAAGAATAACGAAACTCCCCGTGGTATATTTGACGAAGTCGTCAATGCCACGGGGTGCTTTGTTTTACCAGGTGTCATTGACGACCATGTTCACTTTCGCGAGCCAGGACTAACAGAGAAGGCTGACATTGATAGTGAGAGCCGTGCAGCTGCCTATGGTGGTGTCACCTCTTACTTTGAAATGCCAAACACTAATCCACAAACGACGACATTAGAGGCTTTACATGATAAATGGCAACGTGCCAAACACTCAAGCCATGTGAATTATAGCTTCTTTATCGGTGCTACCAACACAAACTATAAACTATTCCCGCAGTTGGATACCCACTCTATTCCTGGTATAAAACTCTTTATGGGAGCCTCAACAGGGAATATGCTTGTTGATCGACGAGAAGCATTAGAAATGACTTTCCGTACTGCTGCAGAATTGAATCTACCAGTGATGACACACTGTGAGGATTCTGGTATTATCAACGAGAATATGAAAGTTGCCAAAGAACAGTTTGGCGACGACCCAGATATTACACATCATTGGGAGATACGTAGTAATGAAGCTTGCTGGGCATCTTCGTCATTGGCTGTGGAGTTAGCCAGAAAATATAAGACACACCTTCATATAGCTCATATCTCTACTGCCAAGGAACTCTCTTTAGCTAATCAGTCTGAAGACGAAGGAAGGATTACCTTAGAAGCTGTCATTGCACACATTGCCTTCTCAAATGAGGATTACCTTACGAAGAAAGCACTCATAAAGTGTAACCCTTCTGTCAAAACGATTGCTGACAGAACAGCTATTCGGCAAGCACTAACCGACGGGCGAATCACAATAATAGGTACCGACCATGCTCCTCACCTGTTGGCACAGAAGCAAGGTGGATGCGCTAAGGCAGCATCAGGTATGCCGATGATTCAGTTCTCACTTGTTACGATGCTCGAGTTAGTTGATGAAGGTATTCTGACAATAGAACGGCTGGTCGAACTCATGTCACACGCACCCGCTCGTCTCTTCCACATTGACCAACGAGGCTTCTTACGTGAAGGATATAAAGCAGATATCACTATCGTCTCACCTCAACAACCTTGGACTGTAAACGAAGATTGTATTCAGAGTAAATGTAAGTGGAGCCCTATGATGGGACATACCTATCAATGGCGTGTATTACACACCTTCTGTAATGGTCACCACCTACTAAACAATGGGAAGTTTGACGACACAATACGTGGTGAAAGGATAACTTTCAGAAATGAAAAATAA
- a CDS encoding metallophosphoesterase: MIARIVIYLILTIVLSDLYIDIHYFRKRYQIAWWKRLLWWLPTIVMVVYTCAMASIRNFAPDNLTWLNTYLFLLGMFVGPKAIFALTSFIGTIVHKYIICTNRNWGHYIGILLGCFAFGTFVYGLTSGVSNIRVKHIDLYFKDLPKSFDGYRIVHVSDLHLGTFNGWRSKILKAEMDSIEKQKPNLICFTGDLQNIRPEEVEKMSHVIRQPMKGTISVLGNHDYTEYIKGNAKEKAAQEARLIVAEEKVLGWTLLRNQNTRITSPTKESIYICGTENDGKPPFPNYSDYRKATSGIAPNAFVIMLQHDPSAWERSILPKTTAQLTLSGHTHGGQMQLFGWRPTSLRQKEDYGLYEQNRRYLYVTAGLGGLVPFRLNMPNEITVVTLHTKK, translated from the coding sequence ATGATAGCCAGAATCGTCATATATCTTATATTAACAATAGTGCTGTCCGACCTCTACATCGACATCCACTATTTCCGTAAGCGTTACCAAATAGCATGGTGGAAACGCCTGCTTTGGTGGCTTCCTACCATAGTTATGGTTGTTTACACCTGCGCTATGGCATCCATTCGCAACTTTGCACCTGACAACCTCACCTGGCTGAACACTTATCTATTTCTTCTTGGAATGTTCGTCGGCCCTAAAGCAATCTTCGCTCTCACCTCATTCATAGGTACGATAGTACACAAATACATCATTTGCACTAATCGGAACTGGGGACATTATATAGGAATTCTCTTGGGTTGCTTTGCCTTTGGGACATTTGTTTATGGTCTTACATCTGGTGTCTCTAACATAAGAGTAAAGCACATTGACCTCTATTTCAAGGATTTACCAAAGTCTTTCGATGGTTATCGAATTGTACACGTATCTGATTTACACCTAGGAACCTTCAATGGATGGCGCAGTAAGATTTTGAAAGCAGAGATGGATAGTATTGAAAAGCAGAAACCTAACCTCATCTGCTTTACGGGTGATTTACAGAATATACGCCCAGAGGAGGTAGAGAAAATGTCACACGTCATTCGCCAACCGATGAAAGGAACGATCTCCGTTTTAGGAAATCATGATTATACGGAATATATCAAGGGCAATGCGAAGGAGAAAGCTGCACAAGAAGCTCGTTTGATAGTAGCTGAAGAGAAAGTCTTAGGATGGACCCTCCTACGTAATCAGAACACTCGCATCACATCACCTACAAAGGAGTCTATTTATATATGTGGGACAGAGAATGATGGTAAACCACCTTTCCCAAACTATTCTGACTACAGAAAGGCAACCAGCGGTATTGCGCCTAATGCATTTGTGATTATGCTACAGCATGATCCCTCAGCGTGGGAACGCTCAATACTCCCAAAGACTACGGCACAACTGACACTCAGTGGACATACACATGGCGGACAGATGCAACTTTTCGGATGGCGTCCAACAAGTTTAAGACAGAAAGAAGACTATGGACTTTATGAACAAAACAGACGTTATCTTTATGTCACAGCAGGATTAGGAGGCCTTGTACCCTTCCGTCTCAACATGCCGAATGAAATAACGGTGGTAACACTACATACAAAGAAATAG
- a CDS encoding vitamin B12 dependent-methionine synthase activation domain-containing protein, protein MNENKVDNKSKIVTYNISDVSPYINWAFFFYAWSMNGKAKDAQLELRNEAEQMLAGMEGKYHTRAVFALCEANSEGDDIIVNGMRVPMLRQQKVIPGKPNLCLADFIRPASSGIKDAIGLFATSVDANFTENNEEDPYQRMLSQTIADRLAEATAEKFHKDVRKKLWGYAPDEHLTLMEIFAEKYQGIRPAVGYPSIPDTSVNFLLYDLLDMKGIGIKLTESGMMVPHASVSGFMFAHPQSRYFDLGKIDNEQLEDYAHRRKQPVETLKKYLASSLLKK, encoded by the coding sequence ATGAACGAAAACAAAGTAGATAACAAAAGTAAAATAGTAACATACAATATCAGCGACGTCTCTCCTTACATTAACTGGGCATTCTTCTTCTATGCGTGGTCAATGAATGGTAAGGCAAAAGATGCACAACTAGAGTTACGCAATGAAGCTGAACAGATGTTGGCTGGTATGGAAGGGAAATACCACACACGTGCTGTCTTTGCCCTATGCGAAGCCAATAGTGAAGGCGATGACATCATCGTCAATGGCATGCGTGTCCCAATGTTACGTCAGCAGAAAGTTATTCCGGGCAAACCTAACCTCTGCCTAGCTGATTTCATACGCCCTGCTTCTTCGGGTATCAAGGATGCAATAGGTCTCTTTGCCACTTCTGTTGATGCTAACTTTACCGAGAATAATGAGGAAGATCCCTACCAACGTATGCTCTCCCAAACCATAGCTGACCGATTAGCTGAGGCAACAGCAGAGAAGTTCCACAAAGATGTTCGTAAAAAACTTTGGGGGTATGCGCCAGATGAGCACCTCACCTTAATGGAGATTTTTGCAGAGAAATACCAAGGCATACGACCTGCTGTAGGCTATCCTTCTATCCCTGATACAAGTGTAAACTTCCTTTTATATGATTTATTAGATATGAAGGGAATTGGCATTAAACTTACAGAAAGTGGAATGATGGTACCACACGCAAGTGTCTCAGGCTTTATGTTTGCGCATCCACAAAGCCGTTACTTCGATTTAGGCAAGATTGATAACGAACAACTAGAAGATTACGCTCACCGGCGCAAGCAGCCTGTTGAGACTTTAAAGAAGTATCTTGCTTCTTCTCTTTTAAAGAAATGA
- a CDS encoding DUF4369 domain-containing protein gives MNKILYALLTLLAFTSCANSFNIQGSSNVSSLDGRKLYLKTDQSDSLIDLDSCDVVHGQFAFHGTVDSTKIAQIFMDDINLQFPVVIEKGDITMKLDNTQQRVSGTPLNDKLNYFWTKFIQLRNQYAEIDHEESAAIMNGQDEETVNAQLIKKALGVYDKGDKLFTKFITENFNNILGPWCFLTRISYETTPNAYPVWMNDYMYSNAINQLPSWIEYIMSKATDTFKQNTQIKEFYKNFQQAQKEMNGMVDPAGLADAAGTTPNAAVAPPTPAQMAGDSIPK, from the coding sequence ATGAATAAGATCCTCTATGCACTCTTAACGCTGTTAGCGTTTACTTCATGTGCCAACTCATTCAACATACAAGGAAGCTCCAACGTATCAAGTCTGGACGGAAGGAAGTTGTATTTGAAAACAGACCAATCTGACTCGCTAATTGACTTAGATTCATGTGATGTAGTTCATGGTCAGTTTGCTTTCCATGGAACAGTTGACTCTACGAAGATTGCACAGATTTTCATGGATGACATAAACCTTCAGTTCCCTGTTGTCATTGAGAAGGGAGATATCACAATGAAGTTAGACAACACACAGCAACGTGTCAGTGGAACTCCATTGAATGATAAACTAAATTATTTCTGGACGAAGTTCATTCAGCTTCGCAATCAATATGCAGAGATTGATCATGAGGAGAGTGCAGCCATCATGAATGGCCAGGATGAAGAAACGGTTAATGCTCAACTTATCAAGAAAGCTTTAGGCGTATATGACAAAGGCGATAAACTCTTTACAAAGTTCATCACAGAGAATTTCAATAACATTCTTGGTCCATGGTGTTTCCTTACTCGTATCAGTTATGAAACAACCCCTAATGCTTATCCTGTTTGGATGAATGATTATATGTATTCCAATGCTATTAATCAGTTACCATCATGGATAGAGTATATTATGAGCAAGGCGACAGATACGTTTAAGCAAAATACTCAGATAAAAGAATTCTATAAAAACTTCCAACAAGCACAAAAGGAAATGAATGGAATGGTTGACCCAGCGGGCTTAGCTGATGCTGCAGGAACAACTCCAAATGCCGCAGTAGCTCCTCCAACTCCAGCACAGATGGCAGGCGACTCCATTCCAAAGTAA
- a CDS encoding lysophospholipid acyltransferase family protein — MSNPTSQKKEQHSFVMQIINGLYKLYTLFIFLPLFIIASVLTALTTTVGSQLGNGHFWGYYPGKWWSWFTIRMLFLPVKIEGRENIDPKQSYVFVSNHQGAFDIFLIYGFLGRNFKWMMKKAIRKIPLVGLACEKAHHIFVDKSGASKIKKTYDTARETLSGGMSVVVFPEGARSFTGHMGKFRRGAFMLADELQLPVCPLTINGSFDVMPRTKDWHFPHWHPLCLTIHKPIFPKGKGTEFEKAAMNEAYDSVMAGLTPEYQGYVENPDQ; from the coding sequence ATGAGCAATCCTACATCTCAGAAGAAAGAACAACATTCATTTGTAATGCAGATAATCAATGGTCTGTATAAGCTTTATACACTCTTCATCTTCTTACCTCTCTTTATCATTGCCTCAGTACTTACTGCTTTAACAACAACTGTAGGTAGTCAATTGGGGAATGGACATTTCTGGGGTTATTATCCTGGTAAATGGTGGTCATGGTTCACTATCCGAATGCTCTTCCTCCCTGTAAAGATTGAAGGACGCGAGAACATTGACCCAAAGCAGAGTTATGTCTTTGTCAGCAACCACCAAGGGGCTTTTGACATCTTCCTTATATACGGCTTCCTCGGTCGTAACTTCAAATGGATGATGAAAAAAGCTATTCGTAAGATTCCATTGGTGGGACTGGCTTGTGAGAAAGCCCACCACATCTTTGTGGATAAGAGTGGCGCAAGCAAAATCAAAAAGACTTACGACACAGCACGTGAGACCCTTAGTGGCGGAATGTCGGTTGTCGTTTTTCCTGAAGGTGCACGTAGCTTTACAGGGCACATGGGCAAGTTCCGTCGTGGCGCCTTCATGCTTGCAGACGAGCTTCAGTTACCTGTTTGTCCACTTACCATCAATGGCTCCTTCGACGTGATGCCTCGCACTAAAGACTGGCATTTCCCTCACTGGCACCCACTCTGTCTGACCATTCACAAGCCTATCTTCCCTAAAGGAAAAGGCACAGAATTTGAAAAGGCAGCCATGAATGAAGCTTACGACTCTGTTATGGCTGGTCTCACGCCCGAATATCAAGGCTACGTAGAGAATCCAGACCAATAA
- a CDS encoding zeta toxin family protein, which yields MINENHRPVLIVIAGPNGSGKTTITSRILHHEWMENAIYINPDIIAQEKFGDWNSHEAIMKAVDYSERLREECLEKKQSIIFETVLSVESKIDYIKRAKDAGFFIRLFFVSTSSPTINASRIAKRVLEGGHDVPITKIISRYNRSIINCAIASKIADRAYVYDNSITNEDAKLLFRMSEGEVIKQYTSEIPEWAETIYYQGNI from the coding sequence ATGATAAATGAAAATCATCGCCCAGTTCTTATAGTTATTGCTGGACCTAATGGGTCTGGTAAGACGACTATTACCTCTCGAATTCTACATCATGAATGGATGGAGAATGCTATATACATTAATCCTGATATTATAGCACAAGAGAAATTTGGCGACTGGAACTCTCATGAGGCTATTATGAAGGCTGTTGATTATTCTGAGCGCTTAAGAGAAGAGTGTTTAGAGAAGAAACAAAGTATTATATTTGAAACTGTTTTATCAGTTGAGTCTAAGATAGATTACATAAAACGAGCAAAAGACGCAGGTTTTTTTATACGCTTATTCTTTGTTTCAACATCTTCTCCTACAATTAATGCTTCAAGAATAGCTAAACGAGTTTTGGAGGGTGGACACGATGTTCCCATTACCAAAATTATATCACGATACAATCGCTCAATTATAAACTGTGCTATTGCATCAAAAATTGCAGATAGGGCATACGTTTACGACAATTCTATCACTAACGAGGATGCTAAATTACTTTTCCGTATGTCTGAAGGAGAGGTAATAAAGCAATACACAAGCGAGATACCCGAATGGGCAGAAACAATTTACTATCAAGGAAACATTTAA